The nucleotide sequence CGCCCTTCATCAGCTTTAGCGCCAGTCAGCAAAACAACTTTTTCTGCCTGACGGTGGACACTACACGCTACCCCTTGGGTGAACTGGAACTGCCGCTGATTGAGGTGCTGATGCAAATCGCCAGCAGCTATGTCGACGCCGTAATGGGCCATAGTGCCCGCGAGGTGATTGTGCAGTTTGCTTGGCCTGCGCCGCCGCATGCAGCGCTGTATGCCCAGTACTTCAATGGCCGCTGCGAGTTCAATGCCGCCACCACGGCCTTTAAGCTGCCCGCAGGGCTGCGCCGCCTGCCCTGCCCCTTGCATGACGAAAAAACCTATCGCGCCGCCTTGATGCGCTGCCGCGAAGCACTCAACAGCCTGCTTCACCCCAAAGACATTCTGACCCGCGCCGAGCATTGGCTGATGGCCCACTTTGATCAACTCACCACACTCGGCGACCCCATCAGCCAACCTCGGCTGGACGATTTGGCTGCCGCACTGGCGCTATCACCGCGCACCCTAATCCGCCGGCTGGATGAACACGGCAGCAGTTTTCGCAGCCTGTGCAGCGCCCAGCAACAGCAACTCGCCTGCCGCTTGCTGAGCGATGCGCGTTACTCGGTCAGCGATATTGCGCAGTTATTGGGCTACAGCGATGCCGCCAATTTCGGCCGGGCTTTCCGGCAAATGACTGGCGTCGCGCCCGGGCAATACCGGCGCGGAAAACGCTAAGATGCACGTGCCAAGCCACCCAACAATGCCGTTACCGCTGCCGATTTCGGCGCAGATTGCTGTCACAGTGGCTCGGTTATCGTAACCAGAACATGGCGCTCGGCAGATCAAAGCAGCACGTCATAACCACGATAAACCCACTTAACGGAAGCCCTATGCGCCTGCTTGCTCTCGCCATTGCCCTCTGCCTCGCCCTGCCCGTCCACGCTGAAGGCTTTATCAGTCGCCTGTTGAATAAACCGGTACCCGGGGGCGTTGCGGTGGTTGACCTGGGGCCGGCGCCAAACGCACCGGCTGCTCGCTTTCAGAACAAGCCGGTGCTGGTCATTCACGAGGATCAACAACGCTGGATCGCCATAGTCGGCATCCCTTTGAGTGTGAAGCCAGGCATTGAGCAGTTGCTGGTAGCAGGTAAAACACGTGAATTCGAAGTGGGTAATAAGCATTACACCGAGCAACGCATCACCATCAAAAATCAGCAGCAAGTCAACCCGAACGCCAAGAACCTCGCGCGCATTGAGCGGGAGCTAAGCGAGCAAACTCATGCCTATCAGCAATTCAGCGCCCGCCAGCCAAGCAATCTGTTATTCGACAGGCCGGTCAACGGGCCGCTGTCCAGCCCGTTTGGCCTGCGCCGCTTCTTCAACGGTGAAGAACGTAACCCGCACTCCGGACTGGATTTTGCGGCTAACAGCGGCACCCCGATCAAAGCCCCGGCTGCCGGTAAGGTGATCCTGATTGGCGACTATTTTTTTAACGGTAAAACGGTGTTTATCGACCATGGCCAAGGCTTGATCAGCATGTTTTGTCACCTCTCAGCCATCGGGGTGAAACTGGGTGACGAACTGCCGCGCGGCGGCGTACTCGGCAAAGTCGGCGCCACCGGCCGGGCCACTGGGCCGCATTTGCACTGGAATGTCAGCCTGAATGACGCCCGCGTGGACCCGGCGATTTTCATTGGCGCATTCAAACCCTGAGGTGCTGACGCCTGAGCACCACAAACGCCATAGCAACCCGGCAGCTGCCGAACGCGCGCGTCACAGGCCGCACAATTGATGAGCAGCGAGACCGAACTCAGCGCAATAAAATCTCGCTTAAATTTATAAATCGACTGAAAACACCATTTATTGCGCAAAGCTTGCAAGCCCCTATCGCCATAGATAGGGTTTACGCCATGAACACCCACCACCCCTACTGGGTATGCCTGCGTTTGCTGGGTTAATACCTGCAGCCATCGCCACTTTTGAAGAGCCCGCTCGGCCGCCCACTGCCGTGCGCTAAAAGGACTGCCCCATGAGCATGCTTAAAGACCCTTCTAGCAAATACCGTCCGTTCACCCAAATTGCCATCGCCGATCGCACGTGGCCGGACCAGATCATCGACAGGGCCCCCATCTGGCTCTCAACCGATTTGCGCGACGGCAATCAGTCGTTGATCGAGCCGATGGATGCCGAAAAAAAGATGCGCTTCTTCAAGTGCTTGCTGGCCGTGGGCTTGAAAGAAATTGAAGTGGGTTTTCCGTCTGCCTCGCAGACCGACTTCGACTTCGTTCGCGAGCTGATCGAAGGTGGCCACATCCCCGATGACGTGACCATCCAGGTGCTGACTCAAGCCCGCGACGACCTTATCGAGCGTACTTTCGAGTCCCTCAAGGGTGCGAAGAAAGCCATCGTGCATTACTACAACGCCTGCGCGCCGAGCTTCCGTAAAATTGTTTTCAATCAGGACAAAGCGGGCGTCAAAGGCATCGCCGTAGCCGCGGGCAAAACCATCAAGCGCCTGGCCGATGCTGAGCCAGAAACCCAGTGGGGCTTTGAGTACTCGCCGGAAGTGTTTAGCAGCACTGAAACTGACTTTGCCGTCGAGGTGTGCAACGCCGTGATCGCGGTGTTCCAGCCCACTCCAGCGCAGCCGTTGATCCTCAACTTGCCCGCCACCATCGAGTGCGCCACGCCAAACAACTATGCCGACCAGATTGAATGGTTCGGTCGCCACATCGACAAGCGTGGCAGCGTGTTGCTCAGCGTGCACACCCATAACGACCGTGGCACCGGCGTTGCGGCCACCGAACTGGCCATAATGGCTGGCGCGGATCGCGTTGAAGGCTGCTTGTTCGGTAACGGTGAGCGCACCGGCAACGTGTGCTTGGTAACGCTGGCGCTGAACCTTTACACCCAAGGCGTAAACCCGCAACTGGACTTCTCTGACATCGACAACGTGCGCAAAGTGGTCGAAGACTGCAACCAGATCCCGGTGCACCCACGCCACCCCTACGTTGGCGATTTGGTCCACACGGCGTTCTCTGGCTCGCACCAGGATGCAATCCGCAAAGGCTTCGCCCAGCGTCAGCAAGGCACGCTGTGGGAAGTGCCCTACCTACCGATTGATCCTGCTGATATCGGCCGTGATTACGAGGCGGTGATTCGCGTTAACAGCCAATCCGGTAAAGGCGGCATCACCTTCCTGCTTGAGCAGGAGTACGGCATCAACCTGCCGCGCCGCATGCAGATTGAGTTCAGCCAAGTGGTGCAGAAAGAAACAGATCGCTTAGGCCTTGAGATGAGCGCCGCACAAATCCACCAATTGCTTGAGCGCGAATACTTGCAAGCCACGACGCCTTACGCCCTGAAAGGCCATCGTTTGCAGGAAGAAAATGGCACCAGTGCCGTTGATGTTGAGGTCAACAACGCGGGGCAAACCCAGCACTGGCGCGGTATCGGCAAAGGCCCGCTGGAAGCACTGGTGGCCGGCCTGCCGGTGGCCGTGGAAATCATGGATTACAGCGAACATGCAATTGGTGCAGGCACTCATGCTAAAGCTGCAGCCTATATCGAACTGCGCGTTAACGGCGGACGGGCCCTGCACGGTGTTGGTATTGATGAAAACCTGACCACGGCAAGCTTCCGTGCGTTATTTAGCGCACTCAACCGCGCCATCGGCCAGGCCGCCGAGCACGCTGCCTGAGCGACACAGGGTCGCTCGCGTGATTTGAGACACTGGCGACTTAACCGCTCCCCCCCCTCAATCACCCTGCTGCTGACTGTGACTGCGTCCCCATTCACACATGGCGGCCAGCACTGGCTGCAGGGTGGCGCCATGCTCAGTCACGCAATACTCCACCCGTGGTGGCACCTCAGCAAATACCGTGCGGGTGAGCACGCCAACACGCTCTAGTTCACGTAACTGCTGGGTCAGCATTTTCTCGGTGATGTCCGGCACGAGCCGCTTCAGTTCAGAAAACCGCAGCGGACCATTGAGCAAGCGATACACCAACAAGGCTTTCCACTTGCCGCCAATCACCTCCAGGGTGATATCCATCGGCGTGCTGTAGACCTTATCGCCCTGCACCACGCGCTTGTTTTCGATCGGTGTGGCGTGCTGTTCGGCCATCATTGCTTACCCCCAAGTAAGTTACCGCCTTTATCGTACGTACTTCCCAAAAAGATCGCTACGCGCATAATAGCCGCCATGGCTCATGCCAGCCACTTGAATGACCTTAATGGAGGTTTTATGACGATTGAACACCTGCTCAGCCCCTTGCAAATCGGCGCGCTCACCCTACCGAACCGCCTGGTAATGGCACCACTGACCCGCCAGCGCAGCCTGCCGGGCAATATCCCGAGCGAGCTGAACGCCCACTACTATGCCCAACGCGCTAACGCCGGTTTGGTCATCAGTGAAGCCAGCCAAGTCTGCCCGGAAGGTCAGGGCTATGCCTGGTCTCCGGGCATCCACAGCGATGCGCAAATTGCTGGTTGGCAGCAAGTGACTCAGGCTGTGCATGACGCGGGCGGGCGTATTTTCCTCCAACTCTGGCATGTGGGCCGCATCTCCCATCCGTTGCTGCAGCCAAATGGCGCGGCCCCAGTCGCCCCCTCAGCCGTTCAGGCCCAAGCCGAGTGCTATGTGGTCGAGGCAGACGGCAGCCACCATAAAGCGGCAACGGCTATGCCACGGGCGCTGGAGCTCAATGAGCTGCCTGGCGTGGTTGAAGCCTATGCCCACGGCAGCGTCAATGCGCTCAAGGCTGGGTTTGATGGTGTTGAAGTGCATGCCGCCAACGGCTATCTGCTCGACCAGTTCCTTTGCTCTGACAGTAACCAGCGCACTGACGCGTATGGTGGCTCAGCTGAAAACCGCGCCCGCTTTGTATTAGACGTCGTCGACGCCACGGTTGCAGCCGTCGGGGATAGCCGCAAAGTCGGTATCCGCATCTCGCCCATGGGCACCTTCGGCGATGTTAACGATGCCAATCCGCTGGAGACTTTCAGCTACCTGGTCGCGCAACTTAACAGCCGCCAGTTGGCCTATTTGCATGTCAACCGCCCGGATTGGTTAGGCGGCACCTTCGAGGGCTTTGATGCATTACTCAGCACACTGCGCCAGATTTATACCGGTACAGTGATTATCGCGGGCGGGCAAACGGCAGAAAGCGGCGAGCAGGCCGTTGCCGATGGTTTGGCTGACCTTGTGGCCTACGGCCGCCCCTATATCGCCAACCCAGATCTGCTCGCCCGTTTCAAAGCGGGCGCCGCACTCAACCCGCTTGACGGCAATACTCTGTATGGCGGCGGCGCTGAGGGTTACACCGACTACCCAAGCATGAGCTGAACATTGCAGCGTTAACAAAACGCCGGGCAATGCTCGGCGTTTTGCTGTGTGCACGCTTCCGGCCAACCGGACATAAGTAGTGCGCTGAGCCACCCAGCGCGGATGACTGGCGCTCGCAGCTCAAATCAACTAAAGC is from Pseudomonas sp. TMP9 and encodes:
- a CDS encoding AraC family transcriptional regulator, which gives rise to MNSELNQLPTPSTYTRLLLQRWPEQAGNLLAGTGLGDSLAPTTTHISAAQQLQIFRNVMALTGRTDWGLIFGQQLNITSHGPLGFAALSAPTLGEGLDVLVQFARIRSPFISFSASQQNNFFCLTVDTTRYPLGELELPLIEVLMQIASSYVDAVMGHSAREVIVQFAWPAPPHAALYAQYFNGRCEFNAATTAFKLPAGLRRLPCPLHDEKTYRAALMRCREALNSLLHPKDILTRAEHWLMAHFDQLTTLGDPISQPRLDDLAAALALSPRTLIRRLDEHGSSFRSLCSAQQQQLACRLLSDARYSVSDIAQLLGYSDAANFGRAFRQMTGVAPGQYRRGKR
- a CDS encoding peptidoglycan DD-metalloendopeptidase family protein yields the protein MRLLALAIALCLALPVHAEGFISRLLNKPVPGGVAVVDLGPAPNAPAARFQNKPVLVIHEDQQRWIAIVGIPLSVKPGIEQLLVAGKTREFEVGNKHYTEQRITIKNQQQVNPNAKNLARIERELSEQTHAYQQFSARQPSNLLFDRPVNGPLSSPFGLRRFFNGEERNPHSGLDFAANSGTPIKAPAAGKVILIGDYFFNGKTVFIDHGQGLISMFCHLSAIGVKLGDELPRGGVLGKVGATGRATGPHLHWNVSLNDARVDPAIFIGAFKP
- the leuA gene encoding 2-isopropylmalate synthase — encoded protein: MSMLKDPSSKYRPFTQIAIADRTWPDQIIDRAPIWLSTDLRDGNQSLIEPMDAEKKMRFFKCLLAVGLKEIEVGFPSASQTDFDFVRELIEGGHIPDDVTIQVLTQARDDLIERTFESLKGAKKAIVHYYNACAPSFRKIVFNQDKAGVKGIAVAAGKTIKRLADAEPETQWGFEYSPEVFSSTETDFAVEVCNAVIAVFQPTPAQPLILNLPATIECATPNNYADQIEWFGRHIDKRGSVLLSVHTHNDRGTGVAATELAIMAGADRVEGCLFGNGERTGNVCLVTLALNLYTQGVNPQLDFSDIDNVRKVVEDCNQIPVHPRHPYVGDLVHTAFSGSHQDAIRKGFAQRQQGTLWEVPYLPIDPADIGRDYEAVIRVNSQSGKGGITFLLEQEYGINLPRRMQIEFSQVVQKETDRLGLEMSAAQIHQLLEREYLQATTPYALKGHRLQEENGTSAVDVEVNNAGQTQHWRGIGKGPLEALVAGLPVAVEIMDYSEHAIGAGTHAKAAAYIELRVNGGRALHGVGIDENLTTASFRALFSALNRAIGQAAEHAA
- a CDS encoding helix-turn-helix domain-containing protein, with product MAEQHATPIENKRVVQGDKVYSTPMDITLEVIGGKWKALLVYRLLNGPLRFSELKRLVPDITEKMLTQQLRELERVGVLTRTVFAEVPPRVEYCVTEHGATLQPVLAAMCEWGRSHSQQQGD
- a CDS encoding alkene reductase encodes the protein MTIEHLLSPLQIGALTLPNRLVMAPLTRQRSLPGNIPSELNAHYYAQRANAGLVISEASQVCPEGQGYAWSPGIHSDAQIAGWQQVTQAVHDAGGRIFLQLWHVGRISHPLLQPNGAAPVAPSAVQAQAECYVVEADGSHHKAATAMPRALELNELPGVVEAYAHGSVNALKAGFDGVEVHAANGYLLDQFLCSDSNQRTDAYGGSAENRARFVLDVVDATVAAVGDSRKVGIRISPMGTFGDVNDANPLETFSYLVAQLNSRQLAYLHVNRPDWLGGTFEGFDALLSTLRQIYTGTVIIAGGQTAESGEQAVADGLADLVAYGRPYIANPDLLARFKAGAALNPLDGNTLYGGGAEGYTDYPSMS